The genome window ATAAGTAATGGCGATGACTTTGATATTTTTGAAGTTTTGGGTAATTATGATGAGAGCACCGAAGACCGCATGGTTAGGGAACAAACCTACAAGGACTTAAAATCACTAATTCATTTACTGCCTGCCGAGCAAAAAGAAGTGCTGATTATGCGCCATTTTGGTGACATGAGCTTTAAAGAAATTGCCGATATAACTGATGTTAGCATTAATACCGCCCTTGGCCGCATGCGCTATGCGCTTAATAATTTACGTAAAATGATGCAGAGTAAGGAAATGAGCCTGAAGAATTAGTTTTAGAAGTTATAAGAATTTAAAAGGTTGCAAGTGTTGAGATGTGTGAATTTTAATACTTACAGCCTTTTTTATTTGCCGGGATAACGATTTTTTACCCGTTTTAATACTTGCAACCTTTATAGTAACTATAACTATTACAACCTACAGCTCTGTAACAAAAAAATTTCATTTAATTTTCATCTTAATAAAATATTATATTTAAGCTTTCGTTTAGTATCTGTAAACCAAAAAAAACTAAGTAAGCTTATGGATGAAACCTTTACAACGACTTTAAATTTACTCACTGACAAAGCCATGGTGAACCAGGAATTGCAGGAGAATTTGGAAGGCGACGAATTAATGTTCTATCATTCACTTCGTGCTGATCTGGATCTTCTGAAAAGGAACCCGAAAGTTCAAACCATTCACCACATTCTCGATCATTCAAAGAGTTTGCGTTAGTAGTACAATTTACCTAACTGGTTCACTGACCTTAGCTGTTTCATTATGAAGTGGTCTGCGGTTTGTGAACCTTTCTATTTTTATTGCGGCGTAGTTGATAGTTCAGCATATTGAAAGCTTATTAGTAGTTTTGCCTTATGGATAAAGGATTGTGATCCTTAACTATGAACTAGCTAATGACAAGAAAAGAACGCTATAGGCATTTTATAGAATATTTCTCAAAAAACCAGCCCGATGCAGAAACTGAGCTGCATTATGATAACCCGTTCCAGTTGTTGATAGCCGTTATCCTTTCGGCACAATGTACGGATAAGCGGATTAACCAGGTTACCCCCGCTCTATTTGAGCGCTTCCCAACTCCTGAATCGCTGGCCGCCTCAACCCCCGAAGAAGTCTTTACTTATATCCGCAGCGTGAGCTACCCTAATAATAAAGCGAAACATTTGGTGGGCATGGCAAAAATTTTGGTGGATGTTTTTAAGGGGGAGGTACCTTCGGGAATCGATGATCTGCAAAAAATGCCGGGCGTTGGGCGTAAAACAGCAAATGTTATTTCGTCTGTAGTATTTGACGCTCCCGCAATTGCGGTGGATACTCATGTATTCCGGGTGTCTGACAGGATTGGGCTGACTAATAAGGCGCGTACACCGCTTGCTGTTGAAAAGCAGCTGGTGGAGTTTTTGCCCCGCGAAACACTTGCTATAGCGCATCATTGGCTCATTTTGCATGGCAGGTATATTTGTGTAGCCCGCAGCCCAAAATGCGAGGTGTGCCCTATCAGCTGGTTTTGCAGGTATTATGAACGTACGCATACCGAGTCGGCTTTATTAAAGGCAGAGGCTTTAAAGTTGAAAAAAGTGAAGGAACAAAAGAAGAAGGCCGCTTTGAATAAAATCAGTAAAGAACTGCAAAAGCGAAGTGTTGATAACAATGGTTGAATAAGTTGATTTAGTTCGCTAAGTTTAGCTGTTGTCCGGCCAATCTTATGTCGCACGCGGGCGGGAAACATATTTCTAAATAAAATACTAAAAATATTAGTATTTGTAAATAATAAATTTTACATTTGTACATACAATTTTTAACATGAGTAGCGCAGATAAATTAAAAGCATTACAGCTGACCTTGGATAAGCTGGAAAAATCATACGGAAAAGGCACCATCATGAAGCTGGGCGATTCTGTTATTGAACCAACCGAAGTTATATCAACCGGCTCACTTGGCCTTGATATTGCATTAGGTGTTGGCGGTTTACCTAAAGGACGTGTTATAGAAATATATGGGCCTGAATCTTCCGGTAAAACCACGCTGGCGATTCATGCTATTGCTGAATCACAAAAAAACGGCGGTATAGCAGCATTTATTGATGCTGAGCATGCCTTCGATCGTTTTTACGCAAAAAAATTGGGTGTTGACGTAGAGAACTTATTGATCTCTCAGCCAGATAACGGTGAACAGGCATTAGAGATTGCGGATAACCTGATCCGTTCGGGTGCAATTGATATTTTGGTTATTGACTCTGTTGCTGCACTGGTTCCCAAAGCAGAAATTGAAGGCGAAATGGGCGATTCAAAAATGGGCCTTCACGCGCGTTTAATGTCACAGGCATTGCGCAAGTTAACCGGTACCATCAGCAAAACCGGATGCTGCTGTATCTTCATCAACCAGTTGCGCGATAAGATAGGTGTGATGTTTGGCAACCCTGAAACTACCACTGGCGGTAACGCACTTAAATTTTATGCATCGGTACGTTTGGATGTGCGCCGTATTTCACAGATCAAAGATTCTGATGAAGTGTCAGGTAACCGTGTTAAAGTAAAAATTGTAAAAAACAAAGTTGCTCCGCCTTTCCGTATTGCTGAGTTTGATATTATGTTTGGCGAAGGTATTTCAAAAGCCGGCGAGATCATTGATCTTGGTGTTGAACATAACATCATTAAAAAGGCGGGTTCATGGTTTAGCTATGGCGAAACCCGCCTTGGCCAGGGTCGTGATGCCGTTAAGCAACTGATATTGGATAACCCTGAGTTAATGGAAGAGCTGGAGGCTAAAATCAAAGAAACCGTAACCGGCGATCATTTAGCTGAGGTGTAATTAAGGATTTTTAAAAGGATTAGATTTATAACAAAGAAAGTCCCGGTAATTTTACCGGGACTTTCTTTGTTATAAAAAGGTTTCGCCGGGCTACCGCAATGCTGGTCGCCGCTTTGATCTTTTAATTAAAAAACATTTCAGGGGTAATTACTCGCCGGTCTGTTGTTCCGGCTGCCACTATGTAAACACGGGGCGAAGGCGATGCCCTCCGTCGCGGACCAGCGGGTGGTGCATTATAAAAATGCCTGATCTTTATTTTGTGAAAGCCTTTAAGTAAAGAAATTGCTCCTTCATTTTCGCCAAGTTTAATGTCGTCAATAAATAACTGGCAATCGGCGTAGTTAGCCAGTGAAAAGTTATAAATGCCGTCGGTAATTACTGAGATGTAACCTTCAAAAACAACACCGGCGCTAGGGCGTGTTTTTCTAAATTCAGTAGTCTCTAATGATTTGGCTATCCCTGTGCTATCTGTAGGCGCATAATCCAATTGATTTGTTGAGGTGAAGACACCTCTAATAAGGGTAAACTTAAGTCCGGGGTTGTTAGCTGTGTAATTAACGGCGGCAACAGGCGCCTGGTTATACATAATGGTGTTTGTTGGGAGGCTGCGCCGGCCTGATGGCGTTATAACAACAGTTTTAAAAGTTCGTTTTTCTCCGGGAGGAATATTGAAAGTAATTGGCGATTCGTAACCAAGGTCGGTATCCAGCGGGTCTCGGCCGTTTAGCGTGTAAACTATTTTTGCGCCCGGCACTGCTGATTTTGGCGACATGGTAAATTTAGGGCCAATCAGCATAGTGTCAATTACTTCAAAAGCTGTTGGTACGCGGTAATTATAATGCATAGCATCCAGCCGGGCAAAGTGTTTGGCGAGGCGCGCTTCGGAAAAATTCTTATAGTCTTTCCTTTCAGGTTTGCTCCAGGCTATTTCAGAAAGAGCGAACAACCGCGGCAGGATCTGGTACTGCAGTTTGGCCACCGTTGGCACATACTCTGTCCATAAGTTTCCCTGTACACCAATGATATATTTCTTTTCATCTGCAGTCAATACGTTCGGA of Mucilaginibacter xinganensis contains these proteins:
- the nth gene encoding endonuclease III encodes the protein MTRKERYRHFIEYFSKNQPDAETELHYDNPFQLLIAVILSAQCTDKRINQVTPALFERFPTPESLAASTPEEVFTYIRSVSYPNNKAKHLVGMAKILVDVFKGEVPSGIDDLQKMPGVGRKTANVISSVVFDAPAIAVDTHVFRVSDRIGLTNKARTPLAVEKQLVEFLPRETLAIAHHWLILHGRYICVARSPKCEVCPISWFCRYYERTHTESALLKAEALKLKKVKEQKKKAALNKISKELQKRSVDNNG
- the recA gene encoding recombinase RecA, which codes for MSSADKLKALQLTLDKLEKSYGKGTIMKLGDSVIEPTEVISTGSLGLDIALGVGGLPKGRVIEIYGPESSGKTTLAIHAIAESQKNGGIAAFIDAEHAFDRFYAKKLGVDVENLLISQPDNGEQALEIADNLIRSGAIDILVIDSVAALVPKAEIEGEMGDSKMGLHARLMSQALRKLTGTISKTGCCCIFINQLRDKIGVMFGNPETTTGGNALKFYASVRLDVRRISQIKDSDEVSGNRVKVKIVKNKVAPPFRIAEFDIMFGEGISKAGEIIDLGVEHNIIKKAGSWFSYGETRLGQGRDAVKQLILDNPELMEELEAKIKETVTGDHLAEV
- a CDS encoding RNA polymerase sigma factor, coding for MDFQLKSDQDLIHLYIAGDEAGLVELIRRYQSKIYTSVYLLVKDEYLAEDIFQDTFIKVINTLKAGKYNEEGKFLPWVTRIAHNLVIDHFRREKRAPTISNGDDFDIFEVLGNYDESTEDRMVREQTYKDLKSLIHLLPAEQKEVLIMRHFGDMSFKEIADITDVSINTALGRMRYALNNLRKMMQSKEMSLKN